ATCTTTCCAGTTATCACCCTATAGGCAACGTCAAAGTTTGCCTTAACCATTCCCCAGAACAACGGACCGATTGAGTAAATCACAAATTCAAACCACCTTATCGGGTTCAAAAACCTCTTAGATTTCTCTCCTATGATGTTCCTCGTTGAATATGCCACTATTGCAGAGAACACTATGCCAGCAATTATTTCCTCTGGACTCCACAGCATTCCCTTGGTGCCTGCTGTAAGTACCAACCAGAGCATAAATGACCATACAAATGCAGCAATGAAACTCATTTTTCCCACCCCAACTTTTAGTTTAAAACTCTATACCCAGAGTTTTCACCTAATCCCGATATTCAATTCTCTTATTGCTTTTAAAAGAGTTTTGGAAAGCTCAGAATTGA
This window of the Thermococcus sp. M39 genome carries:
- a CDS encoding monovalent cation/H+ antiporter subunit E; the encoded protein is MSFIAAFVWSFMLWLVLTAGTKGMLWSPEEIIAGIVFSAIVAYSTRNIIGEKSKRFLNPIRWFEFVIYSIGPLFWGMVKANFDVAYRVITGKIKPGIVRVPVELENDAQYTILSNSITLTPGTLTVDACPEEKALYVHWIYVREEEPKSSEPVSGSFEKWARRLGR